A stretch of Myxococcota bacterium DNA encodes these proteins:
- a CDS encoding exosortase/archaeosortase family protein: protein MPVRPVIASPATMTDRLPLFGGSSPSGARALIGLRSRPQPKRGAAGADGGGVAERSTEIDAAVPALRLACLAVLALAVVPGLRLLSFVWSGSEYLGYGYLVPASSAALCLARRPQIRHAIQLGEVPRWGPLWVFAAAALESLGVLADSGTVAGVGVLALFAATAYALGGQALLRALALPIGFLAFMIPPPDFLLEGLLLALKALVIQTSVALLQLGGVAVASQGSRLFVPGHELFVANACSGLRSIVTLFPLAVVVATFAARGVWRRAAIVASVVPLAVGGNIARVILTVWLVTRFGESWAQGALHESFGLATFALGALALLAVARGLR from the coding sequence ATGCCCGTGCGGCCCGTGATCGCGTCACCGGCAACTATGACCGATCGGCTACCGCTTTTTGGCGGTTCGTCACCCTCGGGTGCCCGGGCGCTCATCGGGCTACGATCCCGGCCACAACCCAAGCGCGGCGCGGCCGGCGCCGATGGCGGAGGGGTGGCAGAGCGATCCACGGAGATAGACGCAGCGGTCCCTGCGCTGCGCCTCGCCTGCCTCGCGGTCCTGGCTCTGGCGGTGGTTCCCGGGCTGCGGCTGCTCTCGTTCGTCTGGAGTGGCTCCGAGTACCTGGGATACGGCTACCTCGTTCCAGCTTCGAGCGCGGCACTTTGCCTCGCTCGCAGGCCGCAGATTCGCCACGCAATACAGCTCGGGGAAGTGCCGCGCTGGGGCCCGCTGTGGGTGTTCGCGGCGGCAGCCCTCGAGTCGCTGGGGGTCCTGGCCGACAGCGGGACGGTCGCCGGGGTGGGCGTGCTCGCGCTGTTCGCTGCGACGGCATACGCGCTCGGCGGCCAGGCGTTGCTGCGCGCGCTCGCGCTGCCGATCGGCTTTCTCGCCTTCATGATTCCGCCTCCGGACTTTCTTCTGGAAGGCTTGCTGCTGGCGCTGAAAGCCCTGGTGATCCAGACGTCGGTCGCGCTGCTCCAGCTGGGCGGCGTAGCGGTCGCGAGTCAGGGCAGCCGGCTGTTCGTGCCCGGTCACGAGCTGTTCGTCGCGAACGCGTGTTCGGGCTTGCGCTCGATCGTGACTCTCTTCCCGCTGGCCGTGGTGGTGGCGACGTTCGCCGCGCGCGGCGTGTGGCGGCGCGCCGCGATCGTGGCCAGCGTGGTGCCGCTCGCGGTCGGGGGCAACATCGCGCGCGTGATTCTGACGGTATGGCTCGTGACTCGCTTCGGTGAGTCGTGGGCGCAGGGCGCGCTGCACGAGAGCTTCGGCTTGGCCACGTTCGCGCTCGGTGCGCTGGCGCTGCTCGCGGTCGCGCGGGGGCTGCGGTGA